From a region of the Paraburkholderia hospita genome:
- a CDS encoding CysB family HTH-type transcriptional regulator yields MNLHQFRFVREAVRQNFNLTEAAKALFTSQPGVSKAIIELEDELGVEIFTRHGKRVRSLTEPGRIILASVERILQEVESLKRVGKDYAAQDQGNLVIAATHTQARYSLPAAIAEFKKRFPKVHLSILQGSPTQVAELVLHDQADVAIATEAISTYKELVSLPCFTWHHLAVMPADHPLLDRKQLSLDDLTQYPLITYDNAFAGRTKINEAFRLRGLHPDIVLEAIDADVIKTYVELGLGVGIMADIAFNAERDRHLRAMPVGHLFGSNVTRVALKQGAYLRSYVYTLVELLSPNMNRKLIEQALKGDHETYEL; encoded by the coding sequence ATGAACCTGCATCAGTTCCGCTTCGTGCGTGAGGCCGTCCGCCAGAATTTCAACCTGACGGAAGCTGCCAAGGCACTGTTTACAAGCCAGCCGGGCGTCTCGAAGGCGATTATCGAGCTGGAGGACGAGCTGGGCGTCGAGATCTTCACGCGGCACGGCAAGCGCGTGCGATCGCTGACGGAACCGGGCCGGATCATTCTGGCGTCCGTCGAGCGGATTCTTCAGGAGGTTGAGAGCCTGAAGCGAGTCGGTAAAGATTACGCGGCGCAGGATCAGGGCAATCTCGTGATCGCCGCGACACACACGCAGGCGCGCTACTCGCTGCCCGCCGCCATCGCCGAGTTCAAGAAGCGGTTTCCGAAGGTGCACCTTTCAATTCTGCAAGGCAGCCCGACCCAGGTCGCGGAACTGGTTTTGCACGATCAGGCGGACGTGGCGATCGCAACCGAGGCGATCTCGACCTATAAGGAACTGGTGTCGCTGCCCTGCTTCACCTGGCACCACCTCGCCGTGATGCCCGCCGATCATCCGCTGCTGGATCGCAAGCAGTTGTCGCTGGACGACCTCACGCAGTATCCGCTGATTACGTACGATAACGCGTTCGCCGGCCGCACCAAGATCAACGAAGCGTTCCGCCTGCGCGGCCTGCATCCCGACATCGTCCTCGAAGCGATCGACGCGGACGTGATCAAGACCTACGTCGAGTTGGGGCTGGGCGTCGGCATCATGGCCGACATCGCGTTCAACGCCGAACGCGACCGGCATCTGCGCGCGATGCCCGTCGGGCATCTGTTCGGCAGCAATGTCACGCGCGTCGCGCTCAAGCAGGGCGCGTATCTGCGCAGCTATGTGTATACGCTCGTCGAGCTGCTGTCGCCGAACATGAACCGCAAGCTGATCGAGCAGGCGCTCAAGGGCGATCACGAAACGTACGAGCTTTGA
- a CDS encoding nitrite/sulfite reductase, producing the protein MYQYDQYDQTIVDERVAQYADQVRRRLSGELSEEEFRPLRLQNGLYMQRHAYMHRIAIPYGNLRSDQLRMLATIAREHDRGYGHFSTRSNIQYNWIQLEETPEILRKLASVQMHGIQTSGNCIRNITADQFAGVAPDEIVDPRPWAEIMRQWSTFHPEFAWLPRKFKIAVSGTKEDRAAVQIHDLGVYLKKNDAGEVVASILAGGGLGRTPIIGAIIKEDLPWQHLLTYCEAVLRVYNRYGRRDNLYKARIKILVKALSPAKFAQQVDEEWQHLKDGPSTLTEAEVARVSQYFEPPVYEKLPDTDASFEKHLLESKQFARWVERNVRPHRVSGYSSVTISLKPRDIAPGDATDTQMNAVADWADEYSLGEIRVSHEQNLILANVKKRDLYALWEKAKAQGFAMANIGLLTDIIACPGGDFCSLANAKSIPIAQAIQERFDNADFVYDLGDLSLNISGCMNSCGHHHVGNIGVLGVDKDGSEWYQVSLGGEQGTGHDGAKLARVIGPSFSAEEMPDVVSKVIDTFVENRIDGERFIDTYNRIGLAPFKERVYASRQPAHA; encoded by the coding sequence ATGTACCAATACGATCAGTACGACCAGACCATCGTCGACGAACGCGTCGCGCAGTATGCCGACCAGGTTCGCCGCCGTCTGTCGGGCGAATTGAGCGAAGAAGAGTTCCGCCCGCTGCGCCTGCAGAATGGTCTGTATATGCAGCGCCACGCGTACATGCACCGCATCGCGATTCCGTACGGCAACCTGCGCAGCGACCAGTTGCGCATGCTTGCGACGATCGCACGCGAGCACGACCGCGGCTACGGTCATTTCTCGACGCGCTCGAACATCCAGTACAACTGGATCCAGCTCGAAGAAACGCCTGAAATCCTGCGCAAGCTCGCGTCCGTCCAGATGCACGGCATCCAGACGTCGGGCAACTGCATCCGCAATATCACGGCCGATCAGTTCGCGGGCGTCGCGCCCGACGAAATCGTCGATCCGCGTCCGTGGGCGGAAATCATGCGCCAATGGTCGACGTTCCACCCGGAATTTGCGTGGCTGCCCCGCAAGTTCAAGATTGCCGTGTCGGGTACGAAGGAAGACCGCGCAGCCGTGCAGATCCACGACCTCGGCGTCTATCTGAAGAAGAACGACGCGGGTGAAGTGGTCGCGAGCATTCTCGCGGGCGGTGGTCTGGGCCGTACCCCGATCATCGGCGCGATCATCAAGGAAGACCTGCCCTGGCAGCATCTGCTGACGTACTGCGAAGCCGTGCTGCGCGTGTACAACCGCTACGGCCGCCGCGACAACCTGTATAAGGCGCGCATCAAGATTCTCGTGAAGGCGTTGTCGCCCGCGAAGTTCGCGCAGCAGGTCGACGAAGAATGGCAACACCTGAAGGACGGCCCGTCGACGCTGACGGAAGCGGAAGTCGCGCGCGTGTCGCAATACTTCGAGCCGCCTGTTTATGAAAAGCTGCCGGATACGGACGCTTCGTTCGAGAAGCATCTGCTCGAAAGCAAGCAGTTCGCGCGCTGGGTCGAGCGCAATGTGCGCCCGCATCGTGTGTCAGGCTATTCGTCGGTGACGATCTCGCTCAAGCCGCGCGACATCGCGCCCGGCGACGCGACGGACACGCAGATGAACGCCGTCGCAGATTGGGCCGACGAGTACTCGTTGGGCGAAATCCGCGTATCGCACGAACAGAACCTGATTCTCGCCAACGTGAAGAAGCGCGATCTGTACGCGCTGTGGGAAAAGGCCAAGGCGCAAGGCTTCGCGATGGCGAATATCGGTCTGCTGACCGACATCATCGCGTGCCCGGGCGGCGATTTCTGCTCGCTGGCGAATGCAAAGTCGATTCCGATTGCACAAGCTATCCAGGAACGCTTCGACAACGCTGACTTCGTTTATGACCTCGGCGACCTGTCGCTGAATATCTCGGGCTGCATGAACTCGTGCGGTCACCACCACGTCGGCAACATCGGCGTGCTGGGCGTCGACAAGGACGGCTCCGAGTGGTACCAGGTGTCGCTCGGTGGCGAGCAGGGCACGGGTCATGACGGCGCGAAGCTCGCCCGCGTGATCGGCCCGTCGTTCTCGGCGGAAGAAATGCCGGACGTGGTGTCGAAGGTGATCGATACGTTCGTGGAAAACCGCATTGACGGCGAACGCTTCATCGACACGTACAACCGCATCGGACTCGCGCCGTTCAAGGAACGCGTGTACGCATCGCGTCAGCCGGCTCACGCGTAA